One window of Treponema denticola genomic DNA carries:
- a CDS encoding P83/100 family protein codes for MRRLLVFSFFLIMVVFSGFAIEVDKPEIDSVKNKTIEFINYTGPHDAVDSADTIRGIGSSLAGAVKAGRAGDMNRYSVIHCVDPAVKEGLDADIFIIGKNAGVDHINNVRLIIAGYLKAAYGYSDKDAATLAHFVTIYNAVYRKNMDFFNQKYKQVVTKNLTKEKAGIALRYDEWPGQTQIVIPLTDQKYAGTISSVDTTSISDKKVVEKMREDKGKDLEKRKEMVDLKERESEEAAKRAEVAKKEANVKQKEADKQKKEADTKQKAAEKQKKETEQKQKEAKKAEEKAAKTGKPEDKKAAEEKKKEAEKSQKESEKKTEEAKKAKEVAEEEQKKADEAKKEVKEEEKMAEKKTEEAQTDRKDIASDTQKIIEEKKAEKKAEGDAAIASSIPGYGLKVVDDSKMLSELVLLDLKTEEELRTSGINTIRGRNLHIVGKNLMAIAGTKSGNAVIALVLIDAKSLEIVKQSQENIAGESVLVKNGNDYYAVIDNNGKYFIGRYNDKLELQAKSAVDVLPYTPITIGDKGLLVQDNKNSIRLLKLTDLTNIVVTEADSQ; via the coding sequence ATGAGAAGGCTATTAGTTTTTTCGTTTTTTTTAATTATGGTAGTTTTTTCAGGATTTGCAATTGAAGTTGATAAGCCTGAAATTGATTCTGTAAAAAATAAGACTATAGAATTTATAAACTACACGGGACCTCATGATGCAGTAGATAGTGCTGACACAATTCGGGGCATAGGTTCAAGTCTTGCAGGTGCCGTAAAAGCAGGCCGTGCAGGCGATATGAATAGGTACTCAGTTATTCACTGTGTCGACCCTGCAGTAAAAGAAGGCCTTGACGCGGATATTTTCATTATCGGAAAAAATGCCGGTGTTGATCATATTAACAACGTCAGGTTGATAATTGCAGGATATTTGAAGGCTGCTTACGGATATTCCGATAAGGATGCGGCAACTCTTGCACACTTTGTTACAATCTACAATGCCGTTTACCGCAAAAACATGGACTTTTTTAATCAAAAGTACAAGCAGGTTGTTACAAAGAATTTGACAAAAGAGAAAGCCGGTATAGCTTTGCGTTATGATGAATGGCCGGGACAAACCCAAATAGTTATTCCGCTGACAGACCAAAAATATGCAGGTACTATAAGCTCGGTAGATACAACTTCTATTTCCGATAAAAAGGTTGTCGAAAAAATGCGTGAAGATAAGGGTAAGGACCTTGAAAAACGCAAGGAAATGGTTGACCTAAAAGAAAGAGAAAGCGAGGAAGCTGCTAAACGTGCAGAGGTTGCAAAAAAAGAAGCTAATGTAAAACAAAAAGAAGCTGACAAGCAAAAGAAGGAAGCCGATACAAAGCAAAAAGCTGCTGAAAAGCAAAAGAAAGAAACAGAGCAAAAGCAAAAAGAGGCTAAAAAAGCTGAAGAGAAGGCCGCAAAAACAGGAAAACCTGAAGATAAAAAAGCAGCTGAAGAGAAGAAGAAGGAAGCTGAAAAGTCTCAAAAAGAGTCTGAAAAGAAGACCGAAGAGGCTAAAAAAGCTAAGGAAGTTGCCGAAGAAGAGCAAAAAAAGGCAGACGAGGCCAAAAAAGAAGTAAAAGAAGAAGAAAAGATGGCTGAAAAAAAGACTGAAGAAGCTCAAACGGACAGAAAAGACATTGCTTCCGATACACAGAAAATCATAGAAGAAAAGAAAGCTGAGAAAAAAGCTGAGGGAGATGCAGCAATAGCCTCATCAATTCCCGGCTATGGGTTGAAAGTTGTAGACGATTCAAAAATGCTGTCGGAACTTGTTCTTTTAGACCTTAAAACGGAAGAAGAGCTTAGGACTTCCGGAATTAATACAATCAGAGGCAGAAACCTGCACATTGTAGGAAAAAATCTTATGGCAATCGCAGGCACTAAGTCCGGTAATGCAGTTATAGCTTTAGTTCTTATCGATGCAAAATCCCTCGAAATTGTTAAACAAAGTCAAGAAAATATTGCAGGTGAAAGCGTTTTGGTCAAAAACGGAAACGATTATTATGCAGTAATTGATAATAACGGAAAATACTTCATCGGACGCTATAATGATAAGCTTGAACTTCAAGCTAAGTCGGCTGTCGATGTACTACCCTATACACCTATAACGATAGGCGATAAGGGCTTATTGGTTCAGGACAACAAAAACAGTATTCGGCTATTAAAATTAACCGATTTAACCAACATAGTTGTCACTGAAGCAGACTCACAATAA
- a CDS encoding DUF1295 domain-containing protein encodes MGKLIFIFNITQIVLFGVGLICFVVLFFVPAGYGKMINKKWGFSFNNKLGWFLMEVPTLITMIVLMCVWAKPENFVRIIIGLFFVLHYAQRVLIFPFLLKGKSNMPILIVLMGITFNTINTFLIGAWLFYLSPKEMYPISWLYNPRFIIGVLIFLLGMAINIDSDKYIRSLRKPGDSAHYFPHKRMYRYVSSANYFGEILEWFGFALLSWSFVGLLFAFWTCANLVPRAYTINKRYREEFPEEFAALKPKRVFPFIF; translated from the coding sequence ATGGGAAAATTGATATTTATATTTAATATTACGCAGATCGTCTTATTCGGAGTAGGCTTGATTTGTTTTGTAGTATTGTTTTTTGTTCCGGCCGGATACGGTAAAATGATAAATAAAAAATGGGGTTTTTCTTTTAACAATAAACTCGGCTGGTTTTTAATGGAAGTTCCTACACTTATCACTATGATTGTCCTGATGTGTGTATGGGCTAAACCTGAAAATTTTGTGAGAATTATAATAGGCCTTTTTTTTGTACTGCACTATGCTCAGAGAGTTCTTATATTTCCTTTTTTACTTAAGGGAAAAAGTAATATGCCTATTCTCATAGTTTTGATGGGAATCACATTTAATACGATAAACACCTTTTTAATAGGTGCATGGCTTTTTTACCTTTCCCCCAAGGAAATGTACCCCATCTCATGGCTTTACAATCCCCGTTTTATAATCGGAGTTCTTATTTTTTTACTCGGAATGGCCATAAACATAGATTCGGACAAGTATATACGCTCCTTACGAAAGCCGGGAGATAGTGCGCACTATTTTCCGCATAAAAGAATGTACAGGTATGTATCCAGCGCCAATTATTTCGGTGAAATATTGGAATGGTTCGGCTTTGCTCTCCTATCATGGAGCTTTGTCGGTCTCTTGTTTGCATTTTGGACCTGTGCAAACCTTGTTCCTAGGGCCTATACTATAAATAAAAGATACAGAGAAGAATTTCCTGAAGAATTTGCAGCGTTAAAACCTAAGAGGGTATTTCCTTTTATATTTTAA
- a CDS encoding MFS transporter, producing MLNKQKKMTWRTYLAYGAADLYGGGCFFIVTTFAMYYLVNVIGLHPVLAGLIPAIGKFWDAVSDPMMGYIADNTPQNRFGKRRVWFLVSIVPIALSFIIIWFPTGIESQAGKFIFYTIAYIIFFTVATVSYIPYAALSAEITKDFSERNKLNGSRLMFSFIATLLGGLLAQPIIDAFHGSMMGYFVMSIVFALIFALPWIPLYFETWELPEEKSQKKSDAKFIKNFLSLFKSKSCRIHIAMYVCSYGALDIVMSLVLFYIVDYLNRGSVFVIAQGALLLTMMATLPIHNRIINKRGHKPVYVTALIIFAVSIVLMSFHTPQTNPVFLILNMVLMGVGISANNLIPHQLLPFLSDIDKLMSGENRAGTYSAAMTLTRKLFLGLVIMTTLGFVLSGIGYKNPVPSILTQKQFKEAQNLAVKNNENFENINKYYSLREDGNFHLKYMSRSTDEIITSMYKTVKKNGNANPLFSFFEGRKNFDEIPQDIFENLLSSFNKKEFNEIDKKFLVESSYTKSGEVYKKIAPQDFYTKDDLYDLKELLDKIDFKYSGIGQVQKPQQKEMTLKGVKISFIIMPLFMILFGIFFGLKFNVSPENHTIILDELNRLEAGGKKEDADEKTKQICELLIGEPYGRT from the coding sequence ATGTTAAACAAGCAAAAAAAGATGACTTGGCGGACTTACCTCGCCTATGGGGCTGCCGATTTATACGGCGGAGGCTGTTTTTTTATCGTTACTACATTTGCAATGTATTATCTGGTAAATGTAATAGGACTTCATCCTGTTTTAGCAGGGCTTATCCCTGCTATCGGAAAGTTTTGGGATGCCGTATCGGATCCGATGATGGGTTATATAGCCGATAATACTCCGCAAAACCGTTTCGGAAAAAGAAGAGTTTGGTTTTTGGTATCAATTGTTCCAATCGCTCTTTCTTTTATCATAATTTGGTTTCCGACCGGAATAGAAAGTCAGGCCGGAAAATTCATATTTTATACGATCGCCTATATTATATTTTTTACCGTTGCGACCGTTTCCTACATACCCTATGCGGCCCTATCAGCCGAAATAACTAAGGACTTTTCGGAAAGAAATAAACTTAACGGTTCCCGCCTTATGTTTTCTTTTATAGCTACCCTTTTGGGCGGGCTCTTGGCTCAGCCGATTATCGATGCTTTTCACGGCAGCATGATGGGCTACTTTGTGATGAGTATAGTTTTTGCCCTTATCTTTGCCCTTCCATGGATTCCTCTTTATTTTGAAACATGGGAATTGCCGGAAGAAAAGAGCCAAAAAAAATCGGATGCTAAATTTATAAAAAACTTTTTATCCCTTTTTAAAAGTAAATCTTGTAGAATTCATATTGCTATGTATGTCTGCTCCTATGGAGCTTTGGATATAGTTATGTCTTTGGTCTTGTTCTATATTGTGGATTATTTAAACCGCGGAAGTGTTTTTGTAATAGCCCAAGGTGCGCTCTTACTGACCATGATGGCGACCCTTCCAATTCATAACCGCATAATAAACAAGAGAGGGCACAAGCCAGTCTATGTTACAGCCCTAATCATCTTTGCCGTTTCCATAGTTCTTATGTCTTTCCATACGCCTCAAACAAATCCGGTCTTTTTGATATTAAACATGGTGCTTATGGGTGTCGGAATTTCGGCAAACAATTTGATTCCCCATCAGCTTCTTCCTTTTTTGTCTGACATAGACAAACTTATGAGCGGAGAAAATCGAGCCGGAACCTATTCTGCAGCTATGACTCTTACCCGAAAACTTTTTTTAGGTTTGGTGATAATGACTACACTCGGGTTTGTTTTAAGCGGTATAGGTTATAAAAATCCCGTACCCTCGATTTTGACCCAAAAGCAATTTAAAGAAGCTCAAAACTTGGCTGTAAAAAATAATGAAAACTTTGAGAATATAAACAAGTATTATTCTCTGCGGGAAGACGGGAATTTCCACCTAAAATATATGAGCCGAAGCACTGATGAGATTATTACCTCTATGTATAAAACAGTAAAAAAGAACGGAAATGCCAATCCTCTTTTTTCATTCTTTGAAGGACGGAAGAACTTTGACGAAATTCCTCAAGATATTTTTGAAAATTTACTTTCTTCTTTTAATAAAAAAGAGTTTAATGAAATTGATAAGAAATTCTTGGTAGAATCTTCTTATACAAAATCGGGAGAAGTTTATAAAAAAATTGCCCCTCAAGATTTTTATACAAAAGATGACCTTTATGATTTGAAGGAACTTTTGGATAAGATTGATTTTAAATATTCCGGTATAGGGCAGGTTCAAAAGCCGCAGCAAAAGGAGATGACCTTAAAGGGTGTAAAGATTTCTTTTATAATAATGCCTCTTTTTATGATTCTTTTCGGCATCTTCTTCGGTCTTAAATTCAATGTAAGTCCTGAAAATCATACAATAATTCTTGATGAACTGAATAGATTAGAAGCAGGCGGTAAAAAAGAAGATGCGGACGAAAAAACCAAACAGATTTGCGAGCTTTTGATAGGAGAACCTTACGGCAGAACATAA
- the purE gene encoding phosphoribosylaminoimidazole carboxylase — protein sequence MKPLVIILMGSSSDMGHAEKIALELKAFGIEYAIRIGSAHKTAEHVISMLKEYEALDRPKLYITIAGRSNALSGFVDGFVKGATIACPPPSDSFAGADIYSSLRMPSGISPALVLEPKNAALLAARVFSLYDKEIAASVKSYMESNAQKIIEDDSKLKK from the coding sequence GTGAAACCTCTTGTAATAATACTTATGGGTTCATCTTCAGATATGGGCCATGCAGAAAAAATAGCTTTGGAGTTAAAGGCCTTTGGAATCGAGTACGCTATAAGAATAGGCTCGGCTCATAAAACGGCGGAGCATGTTATTTCTATGCTAAAAGAATATGAAGCTCTTGATAGGCCGAAACTTTATATTACTATTGCAGGAAGAAGCAATGCTCTTTCCGGTTTTGTGGACGGTTTTGTAAAGGGGGCTACAATAGCTTGTCCTCCTCCATCCGATAGTTTTGCAGGAGCGGACATTTATTCTTCTCTTAGAATGCCCTCGGGAATTTCTCCGGCCTTGGTGTTGGAGCCTAAAAATGCAGCCCTCCTTGCTGCAAGAGTCTTTTCTCTTTATGATAAGGAAATAGCGGCTTCAGTTAAATCTTATATGGAATCAAATGCTCAAAAAATAATTGAAGACGATTCCAAATTAAAAAAATAA
- the sufC gene encoding Fe-S cluster assembly ATPase SufC — protein sequence MKLLDIQGLQMSVDEKQILKNLNLSINKGEVHVVMGPNGAGKSTLAAAITGNPRYTIDEGKIFFEGELINDVPVYERARKGIFLSFQIPEEVPGLKIEEFLRASKEAVTGEKTPAIKFHKLLSDTMKQLKINPAYANRSLNVGFSGGEKKKNEILQLAILNPKLAILDETDSGLDIDATKIVFEGVSKIRTPDMGILIITHHNKVLDYIKPDFVHILVDGTIVKTGRLELVEYIEKNGYENIKESL from the coding sequence ATGAAACTATTAGATATACAAGGACTTCAAATGTCGGTTGATGAGAAGCAAATTCTTAAAAACCTTAATTTGAGTATAAACAAGGGAGAGGTTCATGTGGTTATGGGTCCGAACGGGGCCGGAAAATCCACATTGGCGGCTGCCATAACGGGAAATCCAAGATATACCATTGACGAAGGTAAAATCTTTTTTGAAGGTGAGCTTATAAATGATGTTCCCGTCTACGAAAGGGCTCGAAAAGGTATATTTCTTTCTTTTCAAATACCTGAAGAGGTGCCGGGCTTAAAAATAGAAGAGTTTTTGCGTGCTTCAAAAGAAGCCGTAACGGGTGAAAAAACACCTGCGATAAAATTTCATAAACTTTTATCTGACACAATGAAGCAGCTTAAAATCAATCCTGCATACGCGAACCGCAGCTTAAATGTCGGTTTTTCGGGCGGAGAAAAAAAGAAAAACGAAATCTTACAGCTTGCTATTTTAAACCCGAAACTTGCGATCCTCGATGAGACGGATTCGGGGCTGGATATTGATGCTACAAAGATAGTCTTTGAAGGCGTTTCCAAAATACGCACCCCCGATATGGGAATTTTAATCATTACCCATCATAATAAAGTTTTAGATTATATAAAGCCCGATTTTGTACACATTCTTGTTGACGGCACTATTGTCAAAACAGGCCGTCTGGAACTGGTAGAATATATTGAAAAGAACGGGTACGAAAACATAAAAGAAAGCCTATGA
- a CDS encoding phosphoribosylaminoimidazolesuccinocarboxamide synthase: MISRNAAFRESNLPLPSKQTGKVRDWYSPEEGKRLIVTTDRISAFDRVLTALPYKGQVLNQLSLWWFENTKDIIKNHIISCPDPNCIIVTEVKPLPIEVIVRGYITGVTSTALWYRYSLGERNIYGYDFPEGLKKNQALPKPIITPTTKGGPTGHDERLTCDEVVSQGYLSKEQWDFVQKAALALFARGQKSAKEAGLILVDTKYEFGVDKNNDILLIDEVHTPDSSRYWKLDTYEQRLKEGKEPENFDKEFVRMAYAAKGYRGDGEIPELDENIWNEAIQLYITAYEKLTKSKFVPGEYPAEERIVKNLKKAGLM, encoded by the coding sequence ATGATTTCACGAAATGCAGCTTTTAGAGAATCTAATTTGCCTCTCCCTTCAAAACAAACCGGAAAGGTAAGGGATTGGTACTCGCCGGAAGAAGGGAAACGCTTGATTGTAACTACAGACAGGATTTCTGCCTTTGACAGGGTTCTTACAGCCCTTCCATACAAGGGACAGGTTTTAAACCAGCTTTCTCTTTGGTGGTTTGAAAATACCAAAGATATAATCAAAAATCACATAATATCTTGTCCGGATCCTAACTGCATTATCGTAACTGAAGTAAAACCTCTCCCGATAGAGGTCATAGTACGGGGCTATATTACAGGCGTAACGTCCACAGCCCTTTGGTACAGGTATTCTTTAGGTGAAAGAAATATATACGGATATGATTTTCCTGAAGGCTTGAAAAAAAATCAGGCCTTACCCAAGCCGATTATAACCCCTACCACAAAGGGCGGCCCTACAGGCCATGATGAAAGACTTACCTGCGATGAGGTTGTTTCGCAAGGTTATCTGTCAAAAGAACAATGGGACTTTGTACAAAAAGCGGCCCTTGCCCTTTTTGCACGCGGCCAAAAAAGTGCAAAAGAAGCGGGCTTGATTTTAGTAGATACAAAATACGAATTCGGTGTGGACAAAAATAATGATATTCTTTTAATAGATGAGGTTCATACCCCCGATTCTTCACGCTATTGGAAACTCGATACTTACGAACAAAGATTAAAGGAAGGGAAGGAGCCCGAAAACTTCGATAAAGAATTTGTAAGAATGGCCTATGCAGCAAAAGGCTATCGAGGCGACGGAGAAATCCCCGAACTCGATGAAAATATCTGGAATGAGGCTATTCAGCTTTATATCACGGCCTATGAAAAATTGACAAAATCTAAATTTGTTCCGGGAGAATATCCGGCTGAAGAGCGCATAGTGAAAAACTTAAAAAAGGCAGGCTTAATGTGA
- a CDS encoding 2-hydroxycarboxylate transporter family protein — MINGKKKYEILGMPLTLFGIISAVVIAATCWNKLPGGMIGALLLMMVLGEVLNIIGDNTPIVKTFFGGGPIVIIFASSALAYYNVLPEGILKNISTFMKSGGFLDFYIAALITGSILGMDRKLLIKAAIRYFPCIIGSVAAALVLVALGAPIFGIKATEAIAHIGIPIMGGGMGAGAVPIAQVFASALKIPAEQILSKLVPAVALGNALAIVAGGLLDKLGKIKPSWTGNGQLLASGTFEVPNDEEMQKHFSLQDFGIAIVIATAFFAWGNIVSNLFKLIGVNIHTYAWMIISVAVVKAANILPKNFENACALWYKFVAKNFTAALLVGIGIAYTNLGDIIGAFSISYVVLVLLVVIGAVIGAGLIGKLVGFYPIEAAITAGLCMANMGGTGDVAVLTASKRMELMPFAQISSRLGGAFIILLASFLVPLFFGG; from the coding sequence ATGATAAACGGAAAGAAAAAGTATGAGATTTTGGGCATGCCGCTTACACTTTTCGGCATTATTTCGGCAGTTGTAATTGCTGCAACATGCTGGAATAAGCTGCCGGGCGGAATGATAGGAGCCCTTCTCTTGATGATGGTACTCGGTGAAGTACTAAATATTATCGGAGACAACACTCCTATAGTAAAAACATTCTTTGGCGGAGGGCCGATCGTAATTATCTTTGCATCCAGTGCCCTTGCTTATTATAATGTTTTGCCCGAAGGAATTTTAAAAAATATTTCGACCTTTATGAAAAGCGGAGGTTTCTTAGACTTTTACATTGCGGCTCTTATTACGGGGTCTATCCTAGGAATGGATAGAAAACTTTTGATAAAGGCTGCTATACGTTACTTCCCGTGCATTATAGGCTCGGTTGCGGCAGCATTGGTTTTGGTTGCACTAGGCGCTCCTATTTTTGGAATAAAGGCAACTGAAGCTATTGCCCACATCGGGATTCCGATCATGGGCGGAGGAATGGGAGCCGGAGCTGTTCCGATTGCTCAAGTCTTCGCTTCAGCATTAAAAATCCCTGCAGAGCAAATTCTTTCCAAACTTGTACCGGCCGTAGCCCTTGGTAATGCTCTTGCTATAGTGGCGGGCGGTCTGCTTGATAAACTCGGCAAAATTAAACCTTCTTGGACAGGAAACGGTCAACTTCTTGCAAGCGGAACGTTTGAAGTTCCTAATGATGAGGAAATGCAAAAGCATTTTTCGTTGCAGGATTTCGGAATTGCTATCGTTATCGCAACAGCCTTTTTTGCCTGGGGAAATATAGTTTCCAATCTATTTAAGCTTATCGGTGTAAATATTCACACTTATGCTTGGATGATTATAAGCGTTGCTGTTGTAAAAGCTGCAAATATTTTGCCCAAGAACTTTGAAAATGCTTGTGCTCTTTGGTATAAATTTGTCGCAAAAAACTTTACCGCAGCCCTCTTGGTCGGTATAGGTATTGCATATACAAACCTTGGCGACATCATCGGAGCATTCAGCATTTCTTATGTTGTACTTGTACTCTTGGTCGTAATCGGTGCGGTAATAGGTGCCGGACTTATAGGAAAACTTGTAGGATTCTATCCAATTGAAGCTGCTATAACTGCAGGCCTTTGTATGGCTAATATGGGAGGAACGGGAGACGTTGCCGTTCTTACAGCCTCAAAGCGCATGGAGCTCATGCCCTTTGCTCAAATCTCATCCCGCTTGGGAGGAGCCTTTATAATCCTGCTTGCCTCGTTCTTAGTTCCGCTGTTTTTCGGCGGCTAA
- a CDS encoding outer membrane protein assembly factor BamB family protein yields the protein MKKKGLGFLVIIFSFFSFKASAQTLDAHWTLVFAGKNITVPVFWNGNIYTAGDDKALNCITSQGTFLWRRNTSEFPSKFLSVSQAGIVFMVTAKGNIEAFSSQGMPLWTYPLKKKPIFPVHTARDGRIFIIQDNNIICLTSGGKLKWELPLVSAPVFQPAETGSKDIVLILKSGDFLRVSIFGSIVEQYRLKKTVSAVGEAPDGYILACTDGSISYYKTGGGSEALWQTTEPEICKNVFYKGGKVLYMFESGKLVFKNLKTNELIWEEKTSGNFSSGVHCYAIGNEFNITAKGFGCLITDAGRIKWEKKIPETNFFPIITENGLLVGITNEILNAYRVETKLLRKGTKRTAPENFYSIVQKDDKGKDDFPFFVEYATTAELLDVIQKEIENGTVGEKEPRYAFQLKTILENKRKASYFSQDFNSFDRSRAAELLGRLGSYEYRDILLSGIYKIDNPDVLAGILRGLEHLAYDPDDRTMEGIRLVMGKAKYDDINLMAAACDCLTALMRFGSNETASAAISSIFYIIKGPYSNIIQNYARQKIKNIVK from the coding sequence ATGAAAAAAAAAGGCTTAGGTTTTCTTGTAATTATTTTTTCCTTTTTTTCTTTTAAAGCATCGGCTCAAACCCTTGACGCCCATTGGACCTTGGTTTTTGCCGGTAAGAATATAACGGTTCCCGTTTTTTGGAATGGAAACATTTATACGGCAGGAGACGATAAGGCCTTAAACTGCATTACCTCTCAAGGGACGTTTTTATGGCGAAGAAATACAAGTGAATTCCCAAGCAAGTTTTTATCGGTTTCTCAAGCCGGAATAGTTTTTATGGTTACCGCAAAGGGAAATATCGAGGCATTTTCTTCTCAAGGAATGCCCCTCTGGACCTATCCTCTAAAGAAAAAGCCGATTTTTCCCGTGCACACCGCACGGGACGGCCGAATTTTTATAATCCAAGATAATAACATAATTTGTCTCACCTCGGGAGGAAAACTAAAGTGGGAATTGCCCCTTGTTTCCGCCCCAGTATTTCAACCTGCAGAAACCGGTTCCAAAGATATAGTTTTGATTTTAAAATCGGGAGATTTCTTGCGTGTTTCTATCTTCGGTTCGATTGTAGAGCAGTACAGACTTAAAAAGACCGTTTCTGCTGTCGGAGAGGCTCCAGACGGTTACATACTCGCTTGTACGGATGGCTCAATTTCATACTATAAAACAGGCGGAGGTTCGGAAGCTCTTTGGCAAACTACCGAACCCGAAATCTGTAAAAATGTTTTTTATAAGGGCGGAAAAGTCCTTTATATGTTTGAAAGCGGTAAACTTGTTTTCAAAAATCTAAAAACAAATGAACTCATATGGGAAGAAAAGACTTCGGGCAATTTTTCGAGCGGAGTGCATTGCTATGCAATCGGCAACGAATTCAATATTACAGCAAAAGGATTCGGCTGTCTTATTACAGACGCAGGGCGCATAAAATGGGAAAAAAAGATACCTGAAACCAATTTCTTCCCTATAATAACCGAAAACGGACTTTTGGTCGGAATAACAAACGAAATTTTAAATGCCTACAGAGTAGAAACAAAGCTTTTACGAAAAGGAACAAAACGAACCGCTCCTGAAAATTTTTATTCTATAGTACAAAAAGATGACAAGGGCAAGGATGACTTTCCGTTTTTTGTTGAATATGCTACTACGGCAGAACTTTTAGATGTTATACAAAAAGAAATAGAAAACGGAACCGTAGGCGAAAAGGAGCCCCGCTATGCCTTCCAATTAAAAACTATCTTGGAAAATAAGCGCAAAGCCTCGTATTTTTCACAAGATTTTAATTCCTTTGATAGATCAAGGGCCGCAGAGCTTTTAGGAAGATTAGGCTCCTATGAATATCGGGACATTTTATTGAGCGGAATCTACAAAATAGATAACCCTGATGTACTTGCCGGAATTTTGCGGGGCTTGGAACATCTTGCCTACGATCCCGATGACCGCACAATGGAAGGCATCCGCCTTGTAATGGGAAAGGCAAAATACGATGATATAAACCTTATGGCTGCAGCCTGCGATTGTTTGACCGCCTTGATGCGATTCGGCTCAAATGAAACGGCATCTGCTGCAATTTCAAGTATTTTTTATATTATTAAAGGCCCTTATTCCAATATTATTCAAAATTATGCAAGACAAAAAATCAAAAATATAGTAAAATAG